Below is a window of Streptomyces sp. WMMB303 DNA.
GGTCTCCAGGTAGCTGACCGTGTCGCCGTCGACGCCCGCCCGCCGCAGCGCGGCGGTGATGACGGCGGCCTGCCGCTTGGGGCTGGGGCTGGTGAAGCCGACGGTGCGCCCGTTGTGGTTGACCGCGCTGCCGCGGACGACCGCACGTATGTGGTCGTTGTCGCGCCGCGCGTCGGCCAGCCGCTTGAGCACCACGACGCCGACCCCCTCGCCGGGCACGATGCCGTTGCCGCCGATCCCGAAGGCCGGGCACTCCGGCCGGTTCGACAGCATCTTGACTGCGCCCAACTCGGCGTAGGTGGAGGGGTGCAGATACAGGTTCACCCCGCCGACCAGGGCCATCGCGCACTCGCCGGAGCGCAGGCTCTGCACGGCCTCGTGCAGCGCGACCAGCGCCGAGGAGCAGGCGGTGTCCACCGGTTTGCTGGGGCCGCCGAGGTCGAGCTGGTAGGAGACGCGGTTGACCATGTCGCCGAACGAGGTGCGCGGCAGGTCGACCCCGCGGTCCGCTCCCAACCGGTCGAAGCCGAGCTTGGAGGCGCCCGCGAACACCCCGGTCGCCCCGCGGACCTTGGCGTCGAGGGCGTGCGGGCAGTACCCGGCGTCCTCCATGGCCTTCCAGCACTCCTGGAGGAAGATCCGCTGCTGGGGGTCGGTGTTCCGGGCCTCCTGCTCGGACATCCCGAAGAACTCGGCGTCGAACTGGTCGAAGTCCTCCAGGAACCCGCCCCACTTGGAGTGGCTCTTGCTGATGATCTCCATGCCCTGCGGATCGGGCGTGTAGTACTGCCGCCAGTCCCAGCGCCGGGCGGGTATCTCGCCGATGGCGCTGCGGTTGGCGGTGACCAGGTCCCAGTAGCTGCGCAGGTCCGGCGCCCCGGGGAAGCGCACGCTCAGTCCGACGATCGCGACGGGCTCCGCGGTGTCCGGTTCGGCCGGCCCGGCGTCCGCGGCGGGCCGCGGCGCGGGAGCGGGCGCGGCGGGCGCCGTGCCCGCGGCGGATGCGGGAGCCGCGGCAGCCGCCGGAGGCACGGACGAGGCTGCGGCCGGCGCGGCGGGCGCGCCCCGCACGGCGACCAGGACCGCCTCCGGCGCGTCGTCCTCGTCCACTCCGCAGGGCAGCGGGTGGACGCGGATCTCCTCGAACCCCGCCGCGGCCAGCGCTGCCCGCCAGGTGTCGGCCGAGAGCAGCGGCGCGTGGGGCAGCCGGTCCCGTGCCGCGCCCGGCTGCGGCCACCACTCGGCGGTCAGCCCGAAGAGCATGATCGAGGGTTCGGGGGCCGAGACGGCCTCGGTCAGCACCAGCGTGCCCCCGGGGCGGAGCAGGGCGGCGGCGTTGGCCAGGGCCGCGTCCGGGTCGGCGGCGGCGTGCAGCACGTTCGCGGCGAGCAGCACATCGGCGCCCCCGGCGGGCAGTTCCGGGCTCGCGGCGGCGACGGCGACATCGTGGACGGTGAACTCGGTGAAGCCGTACTCGCGGCCGAAGCGCTGCCTGCCGTGTTCGGTGAACCGGGAGGAGGGGTCGGTGTACGCGTAGCGCAGCCGGTCGCCGAAGGGCGCCAGTGCGGGCAGCGTCCGCGCGGCCGTCGCACCGCTGCCGGAGCCCAGTTCGACGACGGAGACTGCCGTCGCCGCCTCCAGCCGGGCGCGGGCCGCCTCGGCGGCCACAGCGGCGACGACGTCGCCGCTGTCCGGGGCGCCACCGCCCGGAGCGGCGCCGGGCGGCTCGGCTCCGGCGCCGTCGGGGAAGAGCACCTCGGCGACGGGACGGCGCCCGGTCAGCACCTCCGGGTAGGCGTCCAGGCAGCGGCGCAGCAGCCGGACGGTCGGCTCCGCGGTGGGGAACTCTTCCACCAGTCCGGCGACCATGGCGTCCGACTCGGCGCGGGAGAGCTCGCGCAGCGGATAGGCGGCGACCAGCCGCTCGCCCTCCCGGCGCAGCGTGCCCGCCGTGACGAGGATGTCCAGCAGCGCCTCGAACAGCCGCCGGTGCTGGTCGGCCACGCCGAGCGCAGCGGCCAGTCCGTCCGGTGTGCCGCCCTCGCCCGGCGCGGTGAAGGCGCCCATCCGCCGGAGGGCTCCGGCCAGCATCCGCCGGGCCAGCAGGGTCAGCGCGTCCGTGCCGCGCTGCACCGCGAGCCCGGCGCCGGGGTCGGCCCCGGCGAGCACGTTCCGGGCGGCGGTGTGCAGCCGCTGCGCGTGCTCGGCGGGACGCCGTCCCTGCGCGGTCCTTGCCGAACGTGCCGTCGTTGCCGTCGTCGGCGTGCTCATCAACGGTTCACCGCCTCGGCGTAGGGGGTGGCCGCGGCGATCCGGGCGCGGTTGCCCGCGCGCCCGGCCGCCGGTCCGGCCGTGCTGTCCTTGCGCAGCCGCAGCAGCAGATACGCCGCCGTACCGCGCTCCAGCGGCACGGCCAGGTCGGTGTGGAACCGCCACCGGTCCTTGGCCCGGGGGTCGAGGCCGGCGGTGTGCTGGTCGACGTCGAAGTCGGCGAGGAAGTGTCCGACGCGGGCGCTCGCGTCGACCGCGTCGTCGAGCACGAACCCGGCGTCGGCGAGCTGGTCGGCCCACTGTTCCGGGGTCGGGAGCCGGATGCCCAGCCCCGGGTCGGTCCGCTCGCTGCCGACGGCCAGGAAGTCGGCCAGCAGCAGCCTGCCGCCCTCCGGCAGCGCGGCGGCGATCCGGGCCAGGTACGCGGCCTTGTCGGCGACCAGGTGGCTGCCCTCGATGTCCAGCGCCACCTCGTGCGTGGTCGCGGGGTCGGTGTGCGCGACGGTGACCCTCGTGTCGAGGCCGTACTCCTTGGCCGTCCGGGCCGCGGCCTCGGCCTGCGCCGGGTCGGCGGTGCGGAGGTGCACGCGCAGGGCGCGGTGGCGGGCCGCGAGGCGCAGTCCGGCGGCGCCCTGTGCGCCGTGCAGGTCGAACAGTCCGCCGACCCGGTCGAGGTCTTCGCCGCGGAGCAGCACGTCGAGCAGTTCGGCCTGGTGCTCGCGCACCAGTCGGGTGTCGTCGGGGTCGGCCTCCGGGTGGAGCAGCACCCGGCTGGCGGAGAACCCGATCTCGCGGGCCGGGAACGGCGCGGCCCAGGCCGGTTCGGCGGGCCACTCGGGTATCGGCTCGGCGGGCGGTGCCGGGGCGCCGCCGGCTGTCGGGGCGACGCCGGCCGGGGTACCGGGGAGCGCGCCGGCGTCGACCGGGAAGTCCGCCGCCAGGCTCTCGGCCACCTCCGCCACACAACCGAACTCGAACAACAACGTCCGCGACGCATCCGGAAACACCTCGGCGATCCGGTGATTCACCCGCGTACGCACCACCGAATCAATCCCGAACGCATCCCACGACCGCCACGGATCCACCTCCCCCACCGCGACCCCGGCCTCTTCCCCCACCACACCCGACAACCAACCCACCACATCGCCCCCACCAGACACCGGAGCACCCACAACCCCCGACGGCACCCCAGCCGACTCCACCGCCGACTCCACCGCCACCACCCCCGCACCACCGGGGAGCGCGCCGGCGTCGACCGGGAAGTCCGCCGCGAGACTCTCGGCCACCTCCGCCACACAACCGAACTCGAACAACAACGTCCGCGACGCATCCGGAAACACCTCGGCGATCCGGTGATTCACCCGCGTACGCACCACCGAATCAATCCCGAACGCATCCCACGACCGCCACGGATCCACCTCCCCCACCGCGACCCCGGCCTCTTCCCCCACCACACCCGACAACCAACCCACCACATCGCCCCCACCAGACACCGGAGCACCCACAACCCCCGACGGCACCCCAGCCGACTCCACCGCCGACTCCACCGCCACCACCCCCGCACCACCGGGGAGCGGCTCTCCCGGAGCCGCGTCCGCGTCGAGCAGGGCGGTCCGGCAGTCGGCGGGGAAGTCCGTGGTCAGCAGGTCGGCAACCTCGTCGATGGTGGGGAACTCGAACAACAGGGTCCGGGACGCGGCCGGGAACCGCTGGGCGAGGTACTGGTTCACCCGGGTCCGGACCACCGAGTCCACGCCGAACGCGTCGAACCGCTCCCAGCGGTCGACAGCCGCCGGGTCGACACCCACCTCCTCGGCGATCACCCGGGTCAGCCACAGCGCCACGTCCTCACGCAGCCCACCGGGCCCGGCAGCGGCCGACGGCACGATGTCCGCCGGTGCGTATGCCGTCCCGGCGGGGGCGGCGGGGGGCACCGGAGCCGCAGGGGCCGCCGTCGCAGATGCCGGCGCCGCCGGGACTGACGGCTCGGCAGGAGCCACGGTCGCGGCGGGAGCGACCGGCTCAGCGGGAGCGACCGGCTCAGCGGGAGCGACCGACGCGGCTGGGGCCGGCGCCGGGGCGGTCCGGGGCTCGGCGGCCGGCCGCGGCGCGGGGCCCGGCTGCCCGGCGGGCTGCGGGCGTGCGGCGGCCGTCGCGGCGGACGGGCGGGGGGCCAGCCGGTCCCTGCCGTGCCGGGTGCGCGCGAACGGATAACCGGGAAGCGAGACCCGGCGGCCGTCGGTGGCGGGCCAGGAGACCTCGGCGCCCCGGCACCAGGCCGCGGCCAGCTCCGCCTGGGTGCCGCCGGTCGCGCGGGGCGCCCCGGTGCGGGCCCGGCCGACTGCCGTTTCGGCAGTGGGGCGGCCGGCCGCGAGCGCCCGGAGCGCCGCCACCAGTTCGGGCACCGAACCGGCCACCACGACGGCCCGCTCGTCCAGCGCCGCGCGCCCCTGCTGAAGGGTGGCCGCCACGTCGGCGAGCGTCGGCGCCGCCCACACCGGCTGCCCCTCGTCCGGCCGGGCGGCCGGGGCCAGCGAGGCGACCAGGCTGTCCACGGACGGCGACTCGTAGAGCGTGTCGACGGTCACCTGACGGCCGGTCTGCCGGGCCAGCAGATTGGCCAGTTGGGCGAGCTGATGGGGCTCGGCGCCGTGGTCCTCCAGATTCCGGTCGCCGCGCAGGCCGCCGGGGTCGATTCCCAGCAGGTCGGCGATGAGCCGACGGAGGGTGTCCTGGCCGCTCTCCGCGCCTGTCGTGCGGACCCGTTCGAGATGGTCGGCCAGTTCCGCGGCCAGTACGCCGAGCCGCTCGCGGTCGCGGGCCGAGAGCGGTACCGCCACCGGGCCCGGTGCGCGGACCCCGGCCGCCGGACGCGGTGCGGGCTGGTACTCCTCCACCACCAGGTGCGCGTTGGTGCCGCTGTGTCCCATCGAGTTGACCGCCGCGAGCCGCGGCGCGCCGGGGGTCGCGGGCCACGGCCTGCCGACGGCGTCGACGGTGATGCCCGAACCGTCCAGCTTGATCATCGGATTGAGGGTGCGGAAGGTGGGCATGCCGGGGAAGCGCTCGTTGCGCATGCTCAGCAGCACCTTCACCAGACCGATGGCGCCCGCGGCCGCGCCGGTGTGGCCGACGTTCGCCTTGGCGCTGCCGAGCACGCACCCGTCCGGGTTCGGCCGCTGCCTGCTGAACGCGCGGGCCAGCGCTCCGGCCTCCACCGGGTCGCCGAGCACGGTGCCGGTGCCGTGCGCCTCGACGTATCCGACCCGGGAGGTGTCGATGCCGTGCCGCCGGTACACCGTCTCGACCAGCTTCTCCTGGGCCGGCCCGTTCGGCGCGGTGAGTCCGTTGCTGGCGCCGTCGTGGTTGACGCCGGTGGCGCGGATGACGCCGCGGATGTCGTCGCCCGCCGCTTCGGCGTCGGCGAGCCGCTTGAGCACGAGCACCGCCACCCCCTCGGCGAAGACGGTGCCGTTGGCGGAGTTGTCGAAGGTGCGGCACTCACCGGACGGCGAGAGCACCCCCATGTCCGCGAGCAGGTTCAGCGAACTCTGGTCCAGGCCCACGTTGGCGCCGCCCGCCAGCGCGATCCCGCAGTCGCCGGCCAGCAGGCTGCGGCAGGCCATGTGGAGGGCGACCACGGACGAGGAACAGGCGGTGTTGACGACCAGCGCCGGGCCGTGCCAGTCGAGGAAGTAGGAGAGCCGGGCCGCGACCAGCGCGTCGGAGGCGCCGGTGAACGACTCGTGCAGATACCCGGCGGGCTCGGCGCCCACGAACATCCCGGTGTCGGAGCCGTAGAGCGAGAACGGGTCGATGCCCGCGTCCTCGACGGCGTGCCACGCCTCCTGCAGCAGCAGCCGCTGATGCAGGTTCATGGAATCGGCCTCCCGCGGGTCGATCCCGAAGAACTCCGGGTCGAAGCAGTCCCGGTCGGCGATCACCCCGCCCCAGCGGTAGCCCCGGGCACCCTCGCCGAGGATCTCCGCGGGCAGTTCGCCGACGCTCTTGCGCCCCGCGGCCAGATTCTCCCAGAACGTGCGGATGTCGTCGGCCCCGGGGAACCTGCCCGCCATCCCGACC
It encodes the following:
- a CDS encoding beta-ketoacyl synthase N-terminal-like domain-containing protein gives rise to the protein MTSTEFRSVVDRYLTAGPAAAAEPPPAPTSALDIAVVGMAGRFPGADDIRTFWENLAAGRKSVGELPAEILGEGARGYRWGGVIADRDCFDPEFFGIDPREADSMNLHQRLLLQEAWHAVEDAGIDPFSLYGSDTGMFVGAEPAGYLHESFTGASDALVAARLSYFLDWHGPALVVNTACSSSVVALHMACRSLLAGDCGIALAGGANVGLDQSSLNLLADMGVLSPSGECRTFDNSANGTVFAEGVAVLVLKRLADAEAAGDDIRGVIRATGVNHDGASNGLTAPNGPAQEKLVETVYRRHGIDTSRVGYVEAHGTGTVLGDPVEAGALARAFSRQRPNPDGCVLGSAKANVGHTGAAAGAIGLVKVLLSMRNERFPGMPTFRTLNPMIKLDGSGITVDAVGRPWPATPGAPRLAAVNSMGHSGTNAHLVVEEYQPAPRPAAGVRAPGPVAVPLSARDRERLGVLAAELADHLERVRTTGAESGQDTLRRLIADLLGIDPGGLRGDRNLEDHGAEPHQLAQLANLLARQTGRQVTVDTLYESPSVDSLVASLAPAARPDEGQPVWAAPTLADVAATLQQGRAALDERAVVVAGSVPELVAALRALAAGRPTAETAVGRARTGAPRATGGTQAELAAAWCRGAEVSWPATDGRRVSLPGYPFARTRHGRDRLAPRPSAATAAARPQPAGQPGPAPRPAAEPRTAPAPAPAASVAPAEPVAPAEPVAPAATVAPAEPSVPAAPASATAAPAAPVPPAAPAGTAYAPADIVPSAAAGPGGLREDVALWLTRVIAEEVGVDPAAVDRWERFDAFGVDSVVRTRVNQYLAQRFPAASRTLLFEFPTIDEVADLLTTDFPADCRTALLDADAAPGEPLPGGAGVVAVESAVESAGVPSGVVGAPVSGGGDVVGWLSGVVGEEAGVAVGEVDPWRSWDAFGIDSVVRTRVNHRIAEVFPDASRTLLFEFGCVAEVAESLAADFPVDAGALPGGAGVVAVESAVESAGVPSGVVGAPVSGGGDVVGWLSGVVGEEAGVAVGEVDPWRSWDAFGIDSVVRTRVNHRIAEVFPDASRTLLFEFGCVAEVAESLAADFPVDAGALPGTPAGVAPTAGGAPAPPAEPIPEWPAEPAWAAPFPAREIGFSASRVLLHPEADPDDTRLVREHQAELLDVLLRGEDLDRVGGLFDLHGAQGAAGLRLAARHRALRVHLRTADPAQAEAAARTAKEYGLDTRVTVAHTDPATTHEVALDIEGSHLVADKAAYLARIAAALPEGGRLLLADFLAVGSERTDPGLGIRLPTPEQWADQLADAGFVLDDAVDASARVGHFLADFDVDQHTAGLDPRAKDRWRFHTDLAVPLERGTAAYLLLRLRKDSTAGPAAGRAGNRARIAAATPYAEAVNR